A window of the Pelagibaculum spongiae genome harbors these coding sequences:
- a CDS encoding NAD+ synthase: MTQPVRITLAQLNLTVGDIQGNLDKILDQLTQLRGKTDLILLPELSLVGYPPEDLLYRGSLPARVDAALDTLRQAAGDICVVVGHPRWQNGLCYNSASAFYQGQCLLTYDKQALPNYGVFDERRYFIPGQQPGVFEFKGRRVGVSICEDIWQPESAADLKAAGAQIILNLNASPFHLGKQNERTDCLIARAKETGLPIFYCNMVGGQDELVFDGGSQVVNGNGECLLHGPVFEQASLQTTWHPHSIEIHCDSYDELSEEAMAWKALVLAVRDYVGKNGFPGVLIGLSGGIDSALTLCIAVDALGADRVEAVMMPFKYTSEMSRTDAAEQANWLGVKYSSVSIEPIYEQFMNGLSSAFAGLDADTTEENLQARIRGTLLMSLSNKTGKMVLATSNKSEVAVGYSTLYGDMVGGFTAIKDIPKTMVYRLSEYRNSINAEMGGEVGKAIPQRVITRPPSAELAPGQVDQDSLPDYEILDQLIDLYVDQDMGVEDIIAKGYDAAVVQRIARLVDRNEYKRRQAAPGAKITSRAFGRERRYPITSGYSRS, translated from the coding sequence ATGACCCAACCTGTGCGCATTACTTTGGCCCAACTGAACCTGACTGTGGGCGATATTCAGGGCAACCTGGATAAAATTCTCGATCAATTGACGCAACTTCGCGGTAAAACTGATCTGATTCTATTGCCCGAATTGTCGCTGGTTGGTTATCCACCAGAGGACTTGTTGTATCGCGGTAGTTTGCCTGCTCGGGTAGATGCGGCGCTGGATACTTTACGCCAAGCTGCGGGTGATATTTGCGTGGTAGTGGGCCATCCGCGCTGGCAAAATGGCTTGTGTTACAACTCGGCATCGGCGTTTTATCAAGGCCAGTGTTTACTGACTTACGATAAACAAGCACTGCCTAACTATGGTGTGTTCGATGAGCGGCGTTACTTCATTCCAGGTCAGCAACCGGGCGTGTTTGAATTTAAGGGGCGGCGAGTTGGCGTTTCAATTTGCGAAGATATCTGGCAACCAGAATCTGCTGCAGATTTGAAAGCGGCCGGCGCGCAGATAATTCTTAATTTGAATGCATCGCCATTTCATCTGGGCAAGCAAAATGAACGTACTGATTGTTTGATTGCACGTGCCAAAGAAACCGGTTTACCTATTTTTTACTGCAACATGGTCGGTGGTCAGGATGAACTGGTATTTGATGGCGGTTCACAAGTGGTCAATGGCAATGGCGAATGCCTGTTGCACGGCCCAGTGTTTGAACAAGCATCGCTACAAACTACCTGGCATCCACATTCAATAGAGATTCATTGTGACTCCTATGACGAACTCTCTGAAGAGGCTATGGCTTGGAAAGCACTTGTTTTAGCAGTGAGAGATTACGTCGGCAAAAATGGTTTCCCTGGAGTTCTGATTGGCTTATCTGGTGGTATCGACTCTGCATTGACTTTGTGTATTGCGGTTGATGCGTTAGGTGCCGATAGAGTTGAAGCGGTGATGATGCCGTTTAAATACACCTCAGAGATGAGCCGAACCGATGCTGCAGAACAAGCTAATTGGTTGGGTGTCAAATACAGTTCGGTATCGATTGAGCCGATTTACGAGCAGTTTATGAATGGCTTATCATCAGCTTTTGCCGGGTTAGATGCCGATACCACAGAAGAAAATTTACAGGCACGAATTCGTGGCACGCTGCTAATGTCGTTGTCGAATAAAACCGGAAAAATGGTACTAGCAACCAGCAACAAAAGTGAAGTTGCTGTCGGTTATTCCACTCTGTATGGCGATATGGTGGGTGGTTTCACTGCGATTAAAGATATCCCTAAAACCATGGTTTATCGTCTGTCGGAGTACCGTAATTCGATCAATGCTGAGATGGGTGGAGAAGTAGGAAAAGCGATTCCACAGCGCGTAATTACCCGTCCACCATCTGCTGAATTAGCACCCGGTCAGGTAGATCAAGATAGTCTGCCAGATTATGAAATTCTCGATCAGCTGATTGATTTATATGTTGATCAAGATATGGGTGTCGAAGATATTATTGCCAAAGGCTATGATGCAGCAGTTGTGCAGCGTATTGCCCGATTAGTCGATCGTAATGAGTACAAGCGTCGTCAAGCGGCACCGGGTGCCAAGATTACTTCTCGTGCTTTTGGCCGAGAGCGCCGCTATCCAATTACTTCCGGTTATTCCAGAAGCTAA
- the glnB gene encoding nitrogen regulatory protein P-II, with product MKKVEAIIKPFKLDDVREALSELGINGMTVVEVKGFGRQKGHTELYRGAEYMVDFLPKVKIEVIINDDKVERCIETILETARTGKIGDGKIFVTSVEKVVRIRTGEEDEEAI from the coding sequence GTGAAAAAAGTAGAAGCTATTATCAAGCCGTTCAAATTGGACGATGTTCGGGAAGCTTTGTCTGAGTTAGGTATTAATGGAATGACTGTGGTCGAAGTCAAAGGCTTTGGTCGCCAAAAGGGTCATACAGAACTATATCGCGGTGCAGAATACATGGTCGATTTTCTGCCCAAGGTTAAAATTGAAGTGATCATTAATGACGATAAAGTTGAGCGCTGCATTGAGACCATTTTAGAAACCGCTCGCACCGGAAAGATTGGTGATGGCAAAATCTTTGTTACATCGGTAGAAAAGGTAGTGCGCATTCGTACTGGTGAAGAAGACGAAGAAGCTATATAG
- a CDS encoding FG-GAP-like repeat-containing protein has protein sequence MQKKYLSSLSLAIILGAFSSSSQSLQFEYDIRDNNLGFNEANVNVPAVGGNLGTNWAEQRKNVVKRAAAMLGAHIKGDVPVKVRMLFNHVDMPCSGDNPLYSLGRPLGYASGSGNYLFPHPTAYQPAPLYNNILGSSSLNIDSNHMEIVFNRLDHSNCPSDISWYYGYDGNPGNNKEDMLTHALQAMVQGLGIATPYNSNNGSLAAGIEQPSFFDYLLVDRISGNTWASLTNASRASITTSSQESSTDLLFVGPSTRAHSASGASWALNSSPFSDDHGRIRMIGAQGGAGLGNYDDIDDFSEPGVYETQAFGRYGVLLHPSASPSNLVSRKNGQVSHNLDLALSMLKDIGWQLYEADLELSSSVADVNPALNENFSVTYTVHNRGPDATSNVTVDLAIPDALINIQGTGNGTFSSNVWSIGDLAVGATATLVISGSSNQAQRSQLVANIASSSRFDPDSVPGMDGSWEDDYLADDIFYGNAVPSIVLSTETASGGSLIVNGQPKSFSLNIKQANPDYSGTIDAQFSISATGPATLVVTSENSGCSSVSVAQRSATNCTVTVSHDSPVSLSLQINPVSAGRVQIFAETFGLSQYLGGDSSINHIFDAVAARTTASQSFASANAQGLSLIELNADNYPEILFANSSGALKKINNTAGVLSLESGDVASNVSQFSVGDLDGDQLADVITYGNNGFNHLIAAVDGNFSVGSSVSAVIAASVKQVHLTDLNNDNRDDLVLATGAGQPTDVYLQNSGSFAEANRTRLSSTEISDVVIADFNGSDSPDLIFARASGGVEFWKRFPVASGISLVPDGIDLRLNNATQAKSADLDGDNDQDLVVFYASSFSDNFAGHTRVYLNNGRGRFTRSAVFSNNKLSDIAIADADGDSDMDIALLGVDGTLLVYLQAADNNWSLAPLAAATNGGNQLLAVDINNDQRSDLVVTSNTGVEIFTNLAQQIPPITPPVEPPQVGTKPVTISGSGGFNLYYLIFGLMFLGLTSAFFKSRKS, from the coding sequence ATGCAAAAAAAATATCTTAGCTCGCTATCCCTCGCTATTATCTTGGGTGCTTTCTCTTCTTCATCGCAATCGTTACAATTTGAGTACGACATTCGAGATAACAATCTTGGATTTAATGAAGCGAATGTTAATGTCCCTGCAGTAGGAGGCAATCTAGGAACTAACTGGGCAGAGCAGAGAAAAAATGTAGTTAAGCGTGCTGCGGCAATGCTAGGTGCTCATATTAAAGGTGATGTTCCGGTTAAAGTGAGAATGCTTTTTAACCATGTTGATATGCCTTGCTCGGGAGATAACCCGCTTTATTCTTTAGGAAGGCCGCTAGGCTACGCATCTGGAAGTGGAAATTATTTATTCCCACACCCAACCGCCTATCAACCTGCACCTTTGTATAACAATATTTTAGGTAGCTCGAGTTTAAATATTGACTCCAACCACATGGAAATCGTATTTAATCGGCTAGATCATAGCAATTGCCCATCCGATATTTCTTGGTACTACGGTTATGATGGTAATCCAGGTAATAACAAAGAAGATATGTTGACCCATGCCCTCCAAGCGATGGTTCAAGGATTAGGTATTGCGACGCCATATAATTCGAATAACGGATCTTTAGCAGCTGGAATTGAGCAACCCTCTTTCTTCGATTATTTGTTGGTTGACCGTATTTCTGGCAATACTTGGGCGAGCTTAACTAATGCCAGCCGAGCGAGTATTACAACAAGCTCTCAAGAAAGTAGCACTGACTTATTATTTGTTGGCCCATCAACTAGAGCACACAGTGCCTCCGGGGCTTCTTGGGCATTAAATAGTTCGCCATTCTCTGATGATCACGGTCGAATTAGAATGATTGGTGCTCAGGGCGGCGCTGGCTTAGGTAATTATGATGATATAGATGATTTTTCTGAGCCAGGTGTTTATGAAACACAAGCCTTTGGCCGCTACGGCGTTTTGCTTCATCCATCAGCTTCGCCATCTAATCTGGTCAGTCGAAAAAATGGACAGGTTTCACACAATCTAGATTTAGCCTTATCGATGCTTAAAGATATCGGCTGGCAATTATATGAAGCTGATCTGGAATTATCTTCATCAGTAGCTGATGTTAATCCGGCTTTAAATGAAAATTTTTCGGTTACTTACACGGTTCATAATCGCGGGCCAGATGCTACTAGTAATGTCACGGTAGATCTTGCAATACCTGATGCGCTGATCAATATACAAGGCACAGGAAATGGTACTTTTTCCAGCAATGTATGGTCTATAGGCGACTTAGCCGTTGGCGCAACTGCGACATTGGTTATTAGCGGTTCTTCTAATCAAGCTCAGCGATCTCAATTAGTTGCCAATATTGCATCTAGTTCACGCTTTGATCCAGATTCAGTCCCTGGAATGGATGGCTCGTGGGAAGATGATTATCTAGCAGATGATATCTTTTACGGTAATGCTGTGCCTTCAATAGTTCTTTCAACTGAAACAGCTAGTGGCGGTAGCTTAATTGTTAATGGGCAACCTAAATCATTTAGCTTAAATATTAAGCAGGCCAACCCTGATTATTCAGGAACGATTGATGCACAGTTTAGTATTTCAGCAACAGGCCCTGCAACGCTTGTTGTTACTTCAGAAAATTCTGGCTGTAGTTCAGTTTCTGTTGCTCAAAGAAGCGCTACTAATTGTACGGTAACAGTGAGTCATGACTCACCAGTAAGTCTTTCACTGCAGATAAATCCAGTGTCAGCAGGAAGAGTGCAAATATTTGCTGAGACTTTTGGTTTGTCTCAGTACTTAGGTGGAGATTCTTCTATTAACCATATTTTTGATGCTGTAGCGGCAAGAACAACTGCTTCACAATCATTTGCTTCTGCTAATGCTCAGGGTTTGTCGTTGATAGAATTAAATGCAGATAATTATCCAGAAATTCTATTTGCTAATAGTTCTGGGGCATTAAAGAAAATTAATAATACTGCTGGAGTTTTGTCACTAGAATCTGGAGATGTGGCTAGTAATGTTTCTCAATTTTCTGTTGGTGATTTAGATGGCGATCAATTAGCTGATGTAATTACTTATGGTAATAATGGGTTTAATCATTTGATTGCTGCAGTAGATGGTAATTTTTCAGTCGGAAGTTCTGTGTCAGCTGTTATCGCAGCCAGTGTAAAACAAGTCCATCTAACTGATTTAAATAATGATAATCGCGATGATTTGGTGTTAGCGACTGGTGCTGGTCAACCTACCGATGTTTATTTGCAGAATTCTGGTAGCTTCGCCGAAGCAAATAGAACGCGTTTATCCTCAACGGAAATCAGCGACGTAGTGATTGCAGATTTTAATGGTAGCGATAGCCCTGATCTGATCTTTGCTAGAGCATCTGGGGGCGTTGAATTTTGGAAACGATTTCCTGTAGCAAGCGGAATTAGCTTAGTTCCAGATGGTATTGATTTGCGACTGAATAATGCTACGCAAGCTAAATCCGCTGATCTCGATGGTGATAACGACCAAGATTTGGTAGTTTTCTATGCAAGTAGTTTTAGTGATAATTTCGCAGGTCATACAAGAGTTTATCTTAATAATGGCCGGGGCCGATTTACCCGATCTGCAGTATTTTCAAACAACAAACTTTCAGATATCGCAATTGCCGATGCCGATGGTGATTCTGATATGGACATTGCACTATTAGGCGTTGATGGAACATTGTTAGTGTATCTGCAAGCTGCTGATAATAACTGGAGCCTTGCACCGCTTGCTGCAGCCACCAATGGTGGTAATCAACTACTGGCTGTAGATATTAATAATGACCAACGTAGTGACTTGGTTGTAACGAGTAATACAGGCGTTGAGATATTTACTAATTTAGCGCAGCAAATACCACCAATAACACCTCCAGTAGAACCTCCTCAAGTTGGTACGAAGCCTGTAACTATTAGCGGCTCTGGTGGTTTCAATCTTTATTATTTGATTTTTGGGTTAATGTTTTTAGGTTTGACTAGCGCTTTTTTTAAATCTCGTAAATCGTAA
- a CDS encoding MFS transporter, producing the protein MTGSLLESPLQNPSWRKMFSAQILSLAGTGITTIALALLAWDIAGDKAGLVLGTALALKMVAYVLLAPIIGAFADRLPRKKWLISLDIIRALIVLSLPWVTEIWQIWSLIFLLNVCSAGFTPVFQATIPDLLTDPQQYQQALAHSRLAYDLEQILSPSAAALLLLFIPFDGLFVIDSISFIISALLVTGCLLPKQQRSQRPSGIFYNIRFGLAGYLKTPRLKALWAMYFAVACASSMVIVNTVVYVRDLLGGDESLAALAIGFCGLGSMLIAFILPRFLQNKSPRSFMLAGCVLLTIALLFATTTPSWTGFAIVWFVLGVGLSLIQTPAATLVRRSCHSSDATAYFAANFSLSHLCWLAAYLLAGWLGSYAGLSITFAVMGAIALLATFTAIHLYPKPDPIEIEHEHPVQQHSHCHDHHSDDQHHAHLHQPIDQDGQPDHSHQHTHDHPPLKHSHPYVIDAHHPNWPE; encoded by the coding sequence ATGACTGGATCTTTATTAGAGTCTCCACTGCAGAATCCCAGTTGGAGAAAAATGTTCAGTGCGCAAATTCTTTCTTTGGCGGGTACCGGTATTACCACTATTGCATTAGCGCTGTTAGCTTGGGATATTGCTGGAGATAAAGCTGGCTTAGTACTTGGCACCGCTCTCGCATTAAAAATGGTGGCTTATGTTTTACTAGCGCCAATTATCGGTGCCTTTGCCGATAGATTACCCAGAAAAAAATGGCTAATCAGCTTAGATATTATTCGCGCATTGATTGTTTTAAGTTTGCCATGGGTTACCGAAATTTGGCAAATCTGGAGTTTAATATTTTTACTCAATGTTTGTTCTGCAGGTTTTACCCCGGTATTTCAAGCAACTATTCCTGATCTACTAACAGATCCTCAGCAATACCAACAAGCCTTAGCTCATTCACGATTGGCTTATGACCTAGAGCAAATTCTCAGCCCATCAGCTGCCGCTCTATTATTACTGTTTATTCCTTTTGACGGCTTATTTGTTATCGACAGCATCAGTTTTATTATTTCTGCGCTGCTAGTTACTGGTTGCTTACTGCCCAAACAACAAAGATCACAAAGACCTTCTGGTATTTTCTATAATATTCGCTTTGGTTTGGCTGGTTATTTAAAAACACCTCGCTTAAAAGCATTATGGGCGATGTATTTTGCCGTCGCCTGCGCTAGTTCAATGGTGATTGTTAATACTGTGGTTTATGTTCGAGATCTTTTGGGTGGTGATGAAAGCTTAGCGGCTCTAGCAATCGGTTTTTGCGGCTTAGGATCAATGCTAATTGCTTTTATATTGCCACGATTTTTGCAAAATAAATCACCACGCAGCTTTATGCTCGCTGGCTGTGTTTTATTAACCATTGCACTTTTATTCGCCACAACAACACCGAGCTGGACTGGCTTTGCGATTGTATGGTTTGTATTGGGGGTCGGTTTATCTTTAATTCAAACACCTGCTGCCACCTTGGTTCGTCGATCTTGTCACAGTAGCGATGCAACAGCTTATTTTGCTGCTAACTTTTCGCTATCTCATTTATGCTGGCTGGCTGCTTATTTATTAGCGGGTTGGTTAGGAAGTTATGCTGGCTTATCGATAACCTTTGCTGTGATGGGTGCTATTGCCTTATTGGCAACCTTTACCGCAATTCATCTATACCCAAAACCTGATCCAATTGAAATTGAACATGAGCACCCAGTCCAGCAACATTCTCATTGTCATGATCATCACAGCGATGATCAACACCACGCTCATTTGCATCAACCTATCGATCAGGATGGGCAGCCGGATCATTCACACCAGCATACCCACGACCATCCTCCATTAAAACATAGCCACCCCTATGTTATTGATGCACACCATCCCAATTGGCCAGAGTAA
- a CDS encoding nitrous oxide-stimulated promoter family protein, with amino-acid sequence MRLLKQTHLQREAKTAELMIGLYCQHHHNQQTDSLCPGCCELLEFSNRRLAYCPFGEDKPTCAKCQVHCYKSQMRQPMRQVMRWAGPRMIWHHPWLTLRHLLDKFRKAPSKVPKKKDLKNLDH; translated from the coding sequence ATGAGACTGTTAAAACAGACGCATTTGCAAAGAGAAGCAAAAACAGCTGAGTTGATGATTGGCCTCTACTGCCAACATCATCACAATCAGCAAACAGATTCGCTTTGCCCCGGTTGCTGCGAGTTATTGGAATTCAGTAATCGTAGGCTCGCTTATTGCCCTTTCGGTGAAGACAAGCCAACTTGCGCCAAATGCCAAGTGCATTGCTATAAATCACAAATGCGTCAACCGATGCGGCAAGTTATGCGTTGGGCCGGGCCAAGAATGATTTGGCACCACCCATGGCTAACACTGCGACATCTTTTAGATAAATTTCGCAAAGCACCTAGCAAAGTCCCCAAGAAGAAAGATCTAAAAAATCTTGATCATTAA
- a CDS encoding GMC family oxidoreductase has product MMQTFDYLIIGGGSAGCVLANRLSENPENKVCLLEAGSVDSSQVVDTPMGIAALIQWSKFNWMFDTTEQPAQQGRKIYCPRGKGLGGGSSINAMLYVRGQPNDYLRWQNMGCDGWGWNDLLPYFIKSQHQERGANQYHGVNGPLNVSDIQDLHPVSERLLTAALQVGHKWNNDFNDGIQEGVGYFQTTIKKGRRHSAARAYLDSIKDRDNLTILTDCQVEKINFSKNNGDETSAESVLVNYQHSKQTIKAAKEIILSAGSFQSPQLLMLSGIGDKQHLAEQKIDTIQHLPAVGQNLQEHVDIVLAQRRQKTDTLSYSPLVLFKQAHQLFNYLFRQRGILSSPVTEAGGFIKSAPEFNQPDLQLLCTPSLFDDHGRNWKLMAGWGYSAHCTLLQPKSRGSVRLKNNNPQSAPLIDLNMLSADEDIKKLVIGVKKIREIFSAPALKKYRGEEVFPGARCQTDQQIEAFIRSKSNHTYHPVGTCRMGSDADSVVDTQLRVRGIQKLRVVDASVMPCLISGNTNAPVIAMAERAADLIQQKPLRQLHPTQQSHADYQQSAARQAQLEIAFSAEV; this is encoded by the coding sequence ATGATGCAAACGTTTGACTATTTGATTATTGGTGGTGGATCGGCCGGTTGTGTTTTAGCCAACCGACTTTCAGAAAATCCGGAAAACAAGGTTTGCTTGTTAGAAGCTGGCTCGGTCGACAGCTCTCAGGTAGTTGATACGCCGATGGGCATTGCAGCACTTATTCAATGGTCAAAGTTTAACTGGATGTTTGATACAACCGAACAGCCAGCGCAACAAGGAAGGAAAATCTACTGCCCTCGAGGTAAAGGATTAGGCGGCGGTAGTAGTATTAATGCGATGCTTTATGTACGAGGCCAGCCTAATGATTATCTGCGCTGGCAGAATATGGGGTGTGATGGCTGGGGGTGGAATGACTTATTACCTTATTTTATAAAAAGCCAGCACCAAGAAAGAGGTGCCAATCAATACCATGGTGTTAATGGCCCACTCAATGTTTCAGATATTCAAGACTTACATCCAGTCAGCGAACGATTATTAACTGCAGCGCTTCAGGTAGGCCACAAGTGGAATAATGATTTTAATGATGGAATTCAGGAAGGTGTGGGGTATTTTCAAACTACGATAAAAAAAGGTCGTAGGCATAGCGCCGCTAGAGCTTATTTAGATTCGATCAAAGATCGAGATAATTTAACGATTTTGACTGACTGCCAAGTTGAGAAAATTAATTTTTCTAAAAATAATGGTGATGAAACATCAGCAGAGTCAGTTTTAGTCAATTACCAACATAGCAAACAAACTATTAAAGCCGCTAAGGAAATTATTCTTTCTGCTGGTAGCTTTCAATCGCCACAGTTATTGATGCTTTCTGGTATTGGCGATAAACAGCATTTAGCTGAACAGAAAATTGATACAATTCAGCACTTACCTGCAGTAGGACAAAACCTTCAAGAGCATGTCGATATTGTATTGGCGCAGCGCCGCCAGAAGACTGATACACTTTCCTATTCGCCCCTAGTATTGTTCAAACAAGCGCACCAACTATTTAATTACCTGTTTCGGCAGCGTGGAATATTAAGTAGCCCAGTGACTGAAGCAGGTGGTTTTATTAAATCTGCCCCAGAGTTTAATCAGCCAGATTTACAATTATTATGCACACCATCATTGTTTGATGACCATGGGCGCAACTGGAAACTGATGGCCGGTTGGGGTTATTCGGCGCACTGTACTTTATTGCAACCGAAAAGCCGTGGTAGTGTCCGATTAAAAAATAATAATCCACAATCAGCACCGTTGATTGATTTGAATATGCTGAGTGCCGATGAAGATATTAAAAAGCTGGTAATCGGTGTTAAAAAAATTCGTGAGATATTTTCAGCACCGGCATTAAAGAAGTATCGGGGTGAAGAAGTATTTCCGGGCGCTAGGTGCCAAACCGATCAGCAAATTGAAGCATTTATTCGCAGTAAATCCAATCATACTTATCACCCTGTAGGCACTTGTCGCATGGGTTCTGATGCCGATTCGGTGGTAGATACTCAATTAAGAGTGCGAGGTATTCAAAAGTTGCGGGTAGTTGATGCATCAGTAATGCCTTGCTTGATTAGCGGCAATACCAACGCGCCGGTGATTGCAATGGCAGAAAGAGCGGCTGATTTAATCCAGCAAAAACCGTTGCGCCAACTTCATCCGACGCAACAATCTCATGCAGATTACCAGCAATCAGCTGCACGGCAAGCGCAGCTGGAAATAGCATTTAGTGCCGAAGTTTAA
- a CDS encoding siderophore-interacting protein has protein sequence MAKPAPRELTVLSIQPLSPNMHRFILEGGSLADFPANQASAYVKLVFENPDPDSDRPLMRSITVVTSDPEQKTLTVDIALHNRDNPEKQGPAGLWAASAKPGSHVLLSGPGDCKLVDLTADWFLLAGDLTALPAIRANLQQMPKTAKGHVVLEVPTIADSDALLIEKQDFPEGIELHWIINPNPGQQSDLLQRTVASLNWLPGRPYIWAAGELKSVLQLRNHLNQQMSAPRPVRYISSYWQLGLDDEQHKLEKKRQLAE, from the coding sequence ATGGCCAAACCCGCACCTCGAGAACTAACCGTTCTATCTATCCAGCCTCTTAGCCCGAATATGCACCGATTTATTCTTGAGGGTGGATCTCTGGCTGATTTTCCGGCTAACCAAGCTTCAGCCTACGTAAAGCTAGTTTTTGAAAACCCAGATCCAGATAGTGATCGTCCGCTAATGCGCAGCATTACTGTGGTTACATCTGACCCTGAGCAAAAAACGCTTACAGTAGATATTGCATTGCACAATAGAGACAACCCTGAAAAGCAAGGGCCTGCTGGGCTTTGGGCTGCTTCAGCCAAGCCAGGTTCGCACGTGCTGCTATCTGGCCCAGGTGATTGCAAGCTGGTCGATTTGACTGCTGATTGGTTTTTATTAGCAGGCGATTTAACCGCGCTACCGGCAATTCGAGCCAACCTGCAGCAAATGCCAAAAACTGCCAAAGGCCATGTGGTGTTGGAAGTGCCGACCATTGCCGATAGCGATGCTTTGCTAATTGAAAAACAAGATTTCCCCGAAGGTATAGAACTGCATTGGATTATTAATCCAAATCCCGGTCAGCAAAGTGATTTATTACAGCGTACCGTAGCCAGTTTAAATTGGTTGCCTGGCCGCCCTTACATTTGGGCCGCAGGAGAACTCAAGTCGGTGTTGCAACTGAGAAATCATTTAAACCAGCAAATGTCTGCACCGAGGCCGGTTCGTTATATCAGTAGTTACTGGCAACTGGGGCTGGATGATGAACAACACAAGCTAGAGAAAAAACGCCAGCTTGCTGAATAG